The window GCGCAGCGACTCCCATGATTTCTTCTTGCGCGCCACCGGCCGAGCACAACAGGCTCGTCTCACACCGGCCGCGGACGCTCTCAGGGCCAGTGCCAGCCCGCAGAACCCGGTGTTTCTGCACATGTTCTCCAACGGCGGCCTGTCAAGCACAACCCACATGCTGAAGGCATACCGCGCCGCCACGGGCAAGCCACTtcccatctcatccatgATCCTGGACAGCGCCCCGGGGACGGCAACCATCCGCATTGCGATGAAAGCTTTCTCGTATGTGCTGCCGCGGATGTGGATCCTTCGCCTGATTAGCAAGAGTATGCTACTCTTTGGTCTGGTCTTTGACAAGCTCGTACGGACGATCTTGCGACTCCCCGACCCCGTCACTGTCGCGCGCGCGGCGATCAATGACCGGTCTTTGGTGCAGGCTGCCAATCCCAAGGGCGTTCTCTCGCGCTGCTATATATACTCTGACGCCGATGAGCTGGTTCACTGGCGCGATGTGGAAACCCATGCGGATGCCTCGGAGGCACGCGGATGGATCGTGCGCCGGGAATTGTTCAAGGGGGCGCCGCATGTTAGCAATATGAGAGCCGAGCCTGAGCGGTATTGGGGCATTGTGAGGGAGTACTTGGGAATTGAGGAGTCAACGGAGTCGGCATGATTTTTAGATTGGTAGATTGTTGGTTTGCAGGTTTGATTGGTTTACTTGGTGATATACCCATATCTGTTTTCTCACAGTGAATATGATCAGTTCAAAAAAACACATTGGTTTCTTCTGTCAACAAGTGCAGCACCCATGGATACAGAATTGCGAATCACTATGACCTGACACTGGGACACTGCTTCGACCGGAGATCAGTTCCGCGACCTGCTCTTTGCTGTCTAACCAGGTAACTATGGACACGACGACAACCATGCATCATTCTGGTGTCCTCTTACACGTTCCACGCCAGTCAGCCATGTTGGTCATTGCAACCTCTCTTCGttcatctctctcttcgcGGCGTGTGTTGACTATTTGCACTGATATCAAAAGACCACAATGTCGTTCCAACAGGATGACACGTTTATCAACGCTGCAGAAAAGACCCAGGACAAtcgcttccttctccccggGTTTCACCGGCCACTGGACTTTTACccgatggagaagaacattTATGGTATCGAGTGTCGGAGCATGTTTCCCACGGCGCTGGATGATAGGGATATCCAACGTGGAGATGCAGAGTAAGAAAACCATGCTTATCTATTTCTCGAAGCAGTATTAACGGTCTCCTAGCCTCCCGGCGCAGACCCTCCGTGAGATTGCCATGGTACATGTCATGGAGGAAATTACTGATATCCCGCAATGGTGGACGAAGGTATTCAGTGTTGCACCCTTTGCTTCAATCCCCACTAAGTTCTTGCGTACAGATCCATGATCCCGGGGTGACGGAAGAGTGGAAAAGTATGGCGATGAACAGCGGCCGAGATGTGACGCTCAACATGGCGAATTGGATCATCGAAGAGCTCAAATTCAAGGCCTTGATCCAAGAGACCACGGAAACAGTGGCTCTGTATAACGGAGACGCTACAAAGTCCGACGTCAACGTTAGCAAAGATCTTCTTGAGGAGCTGAAAACTGTCGTCAAGGTCCTGGAGTATGCCGACCCGAGGCTCCACTTCTTCACCCCCTGTAGCAAGGACAAACAGCGCGATTAcctctccatggccttgttcCCACTGGTCTACGGCAAAAGCCGCATCCTGGGTGACCGACTCATCGGTCTGGATGATGCGCTCGACAACATCGGCAAAGGCGAACCCATCCCCATACCCAAGGAAACGGGGATCACACGCGAAGACCTCGCCTGGCGAGTACTCGCGCGCGCCGACATCCAAGTCCGGCCCTACAGCCGCTTTTCCCAGATCCTGCCCACAGACTGGCAACTGGGCGACGACAACAAATGGCACATTGAGACTtacatcaacaacctgcaCCCGGTCAAGCACCGCAACATCTACAAGGTCATCGAGCGGATCTTCAACTGCATAATCCCGCAATGGAACGCCACCCTCACGCCCCTGAAAGACCAGCTGCACTCGCGCGCACGCATCGAGTACACCAAGGCCGAGTACTATCCCATTCCCAAGGACGTGGCCGACTCAGCGCCGCAGATCCAGCCACGCGAGGCGAACAGCGAGTTCGAAGAGCGGCTTGAGAAGTGGCGTATGGAGCATGTTCGTGCCATCCAGCCCGACGCCGGCGAGTTTATTCCCTGGGCGGTGCCGCCGTGGCTTATGTCCAAGTTGCCCGAGGACCTGCCCAGTCCCGTCCGTATTGAGGAAGGCGTCGACCTGAATAAGGATTACAAGCAGCGAGGGCTGCAGGTTGTGACCCGGCTGCTGAGCGTTGATCTCGATCCGGAAGATCGGTACTATGAGACGGATTGGCATGTTGAGCTGCAGATGGTGAGTCCCTCtatctctttttctctctctctctctctcttcccgCCTTGATCTACGGCTAACCGTGATAGAATGAACACATCTGCGCCGCAGCATTCTATATATACGACACCGAAAACATGGAAGACCCGAACATGGAATTCCGCAACATGGTCGAGACGGCCACGCTCAGCGAAGTAGAGCACGAACCAGGCGACTTCACCTGGCTGAAGCAGGTATTCGGGCTGGAAAACGGCGAGCCGGCCATCCAAAGCCCGGGCGCGATCCGGTGCAAAGTCGGCCGCACGGTGATCTACCCGACCACGGTGCAGCACCGGCTCACGGGGTTCGAGCTGAAAGACAAGAGCAAGCCGGGGTATTCGCGCGCGCTGGTGTTTCTGCTGGTTGATCCGAATATCCGCATTATTTCCACAGCGAACGTCCCGCCGCAGCGCTATGACTGGTGTCACCCGGTGCCAGCGACGGAGAACCCCGAGGAACTGTCCAAGGCTATGCAGAAGCTGGCGCTGGATAATATTGATCGGAAGGGGGATTTGCCCATGTCTTTGgcggaggcgctggagattAGGAAGGAGGTGATGAATGAGGGGTATGAGTTTACGCGGTATCAGCATGTTGCGTTTGAGTCGAATTTGTTGATGCTGTAGGGAGGGAGGGTTTGGATCGGGGTTGTACTCTGGGATGGAGAATGTTGAAAAGCAGGATGATGGTAAGTCGCTGCTACGTATCCAAACCAATCTTTTTTGTTATCGCCAATATATCTTAATCGAGGTGCAACCGCATCGCCGCGCTATGCCATTCATGCAAGGAATATACACGGACAGTAAATAAGATAaaaacacacacacacaatACACCACCCTATCGACCCTTCATCTCCGGGAActcatcctccaacttcAGACGAGCAGTAACGTTCATACTCATCAGCTCCTGGATAAGCAGCTTGGCAGCATAGGGTATAACCATCTTGACGACGGAGCGGGACGACTTGCAGCGGGAACACCAGTTCAAGTAACCCATGAAGCCGCACTTCTCGCAGACATCCACCTCGTGACGATCCGACGAGATCATCAGCCGCTCAagcagcagctggctggTTCCGTAGGCAATCAGACAGTCGCGCTCCATCTCACCTAGACGGAGACCGCCATCGCGCGAACGACCCTCCGTAGGCTGGCGGGTTAGGAGGGCACGAGGTCCACGGGCACGCGAGTGCATCTTGTCTTGGACCATGTGCTTGAGCTTCTGGTAGTAAATGGGCCCGGTGAACACGTAAAACGGCAGTGCCTCGCCCGTGATCCCCGAGGTGAGGTAGTCCTTGCCACCGTAGCTGAAGCCGTGGTCGATCAGGATCTGGGACATCTCTTCGACAGggctgccgccgaagcaggTGCCGTAACCGTGTTGTCCCGAAAGCACGCCTGCTTTGCCGGCCACAAGCTCCAGCATCTTGCCGACTGTCATGCGGGACGGGAAACCATGCGGGTTCATGATGATGTCCGGGTTGATGCCTTCGTCGGTGAAGGGCATGTCGGCTTGGTCGGCGATGATGCCCACCACACCTTTTTGACCGTGGCGCGAGGAGAACTTGTCGCCGACTTCCGGTCGTCGGGTCTGCCGAGTGAGAACCTTGATGAGTTCGTTTTCTCCCTCGGTAACGGACCGCATGACTTTGTCAATGTATGCCGGGTCCGGGAGTTTATAGGTCATCGGCTGGGGCAGAAGTTTGGGCGCTCTCCCGACGTCAGAGCCGGTGATGCCGGTCGTGTGCGCCGTGTCGGGTGTGACTTTGTTGATGTACACCTCGCCAGCATTCACCTTCTCACCGACAGCAGCCAACCCGTCACcctcgaggagcaggtgtTTGGCAATAGGGGTATCGCCATCGTACTCTGGTGGGTTAAGCGCGTCCTTGGTGCCGTTGGGATAGCTTTTCAGGTTGGTCACGTATTTCCGGAAAACCTGGCATCGGCCAAACCCACGGTCCACGGATCCCTTGTTGAGCACCAAAGCATCCTCGATATCGTAGCCCGAGTAACTCATGACAGCGACGGTTGCATTCTGGCCGGCAGGAAGTTGATCGTACTTGACCAGTTCGATAGTCCGTGACTTGACCATCGGCTTCTGTGGGTACACCATCAGGTAGAGGATGGAGTCGATCCGCTGGAACTGGTTTGAGGCGATGGCACCAATGGCTTGCTTACCCATAGCACATTGATACGTATTTCGAGGCGACTGGTTGTGGTGGGGGTAGGGGATGAGACCAGCGACAGCGCCTAGCATGGTGAACGGTTCGATCTCGAGGTGAGTTGTGGCCTCGTTGACGTCCTTCTCGTAAATGGAGATGTAGGAATCATTCTCCTCGTTGACATCAAGGTACTCAACCAGCCCTTGAGCAAGGAAATCATCAAAAGACATCGTCCCATCGCGGAGTTTCCTCAGATGATGGGCACGGACACAAGATCGGCCATTCTCAGCCACGATCAGCGGTCTGCAGATACGCCCATCATCGGTTGCAATATGAACCGCGCgttggtggtgattgatAAAGATGCTCACGAACTCTGAGATCCGGCCCATTCGTCGGAGCTTGCGGAAAGAGTCGAGAAAATGCTTGGGTCGTCGGGTCAGAGCTGTCGGTGTACcgttgatggagatggtgtaGGCACCAGGACCGTAAATTTGCTTTCCGCTCAGGGTTGAGATATCTTCCGCACCCAAAATGAAGATCAAGTTACGCACAGGACCCTCTTCgtcgttggtggtgatgtgtGTCATGAGGGCCAAGTTTTTGACCAGACCGCACGCCTCTCCCTCGGGAGTATCGGCAGGGCAAAGCATGCCGAATTGTGACGGCTGCAACGCACGAGGACCACTGACCTTGCGCGTCTTCTCGAACTGACTGCTGATGCGGGTCATCATACCCAGAGCCGCGATATAGCTCAGCCGACTGAGAACGTGAGTGACTCCCGCACGCTCCATGCGAAATCGCTTCAGGCTCCAGTTGCCGGTCGAGATGGCACGGTTCATGCCATGGGTGATATGGTTGCCATGCATGCTCACCACGCTCCACGCATCAAACTGCTCGGCGCGGTTTCGCTTGTTCAAAACCTTGTCGATGTTCATTTTGATATCGAAGCAAAACTTTTTGAACATGTCTTCAAAAAGCAACGCCAAGAGCTGACCCGCCAGTTCCAGTCGCTTATTCCCCAGGTAATCACGATCATCCACCAGCGTGGGATCGTTCTTGGCCATCAGTACCCGGCGGGCCATATGTGCAACGTAAATGGCCTTGGGTCGGAAGTTCATGTCTTTAACTTCGATGTGTGAGATGATGACAGAGGCAATGGCTTCAACTGCCTCTTGGACATGGGTTCGGCGGTAGGCCATTTGCTTCCGGTTGATTTTGATGCGCGACCCGATCCATTCCAGGGCCTGTTGCTGCGTGAAGACGCCAATGTTATGGGCCTCCTCGAAGTTGATGGCAAAATCATCCTGATATAGCTCGTCGGTGCCGGTGACGAGAAGCAAAATCTCCTGGTCCGTGTGAACGCCCATGGCCTTGAGCAAAACCACAATGGGGATGTCTTCGCTGAGCACGTTATGTTTCACGTGCAGCCGATCCTTCTTGAGGATAATATAACTCTTCGACTTTCGCTCGTTGGAAGAACTGTAGAAAGTTAGACGGATGAAACTAAACCGTATCGATATGAGCCTTACCTCGTCACGGATGCCTGCACAATCTCTTTCTTCGGATCCGTCTCGACAATGATTCGATTCTTGCTCAACTGCTCCTGAACCAGAATGACCTTCTCCGTTCCGTTTACGATAAAGTAACCACCCGGATCGAGTGGGCACTCGTTGAGATTGCTCATCTCCGTGGGAGATTTGTTCGTCAGCACACACTTGGAGCTGCGAAGCATGACGGGCATCCTGCCAATGGAGACCCCTCGCCGACTGACCCGTTGACGCCCACGCACGTATTCAAAGTCGACATAGATTGGCGCGGCATAGGTGGTGTCCCGAAGTCGGCATTCCTGTGGTGTCACATTCGATTCAAAGTGGAACCCGGCGTCGGACTGCTCATCGGCGCGCCGAGGCGATCCCACGTAGATGTCGGTGAACTTGATGTAGAAGTTGTGATCCACGTCGCTGCGAATCATCGAGCTCGATTCGACAATCTTCTTCAACTGCACCTCGACAAAATAGTTGTAGGAGTCAATGTGCTGTTTCACCAAGCCTTTGACTTTGAGGAAGGCGGGGAGGAGGTTCCATTTATCCTTGGCCGTGTCGATGGGATCGGTGAGCGATTTGTTATAGTAGAAGGGCTCGAGAAGCGCATCGAATGGATCTCTGGGTTGATAGTTTGACGGCGGGTGCTCGTGCGATTGGTCACCACCATGCTCGGCTGGGCCGGACTCGATCGGTCGGGTTGCGTCCGAGGTTTTCTTGGACACCGAAGTGCGCTTTCGCTTTGCAGCAGCGGTCGCGGGTTGATCCGCAGTCTATAGAAAGGGAACACATGTTAGTCTGATGAACGAGTGGCTCGCATGGGAGCTTAGAAAAAGTTTTGCCCGTACCTCTGTTGCAGGCCGAGTAGATCGGGTGTTGCTAGCCGCGGAGGGCGGTGGCCGCCTGCGAGGGGGCATGGTCGCGTGTGTCTGAAGTCAGGCGAGAGCCTGATTTCCGTAATGCCAAACCAGAGAgtcaagaaaagaaggaagcgACTGGCATTGCCCGTGTTGGAGAAATTGGGCGGAGGGGAAAGTTTTTGGTTATCGGCGGGGGTTATGTAAGCTGTCAGCTCTTCCAAGGAATTGATAGAGAGACACCACAGCTTTTGTAATATCATAATTAAAAACATCATGTGATCTGTATTTGAATTACCACAGCAACATCATTCTATACTGTATATCTTCCAATTTTAGAACCTACAATTCCATTTCCAAAGCCTAAAAAACGGAAGCGGGGTCAGGATCAGGCAGAGAAAATCATTTATGGAGAGTCTATAcagaagcggaagaaggcAGCGCCAAAATGCAGCAATTGTGGTGAAATTGGGCACACACGAAGGTCATGCAAATTACGGAGAGAATAGAATTCAGAATGAAATCCTAATACAGATCACATGACTACTCGAGTTATGTAATCTCCAAAATCACATATTAAGGAGTGGCCCTAACAAAAGCTGTGctgtccctatcaattccccGTCTGAAGAGCAAGCTGCCTAATCATCCGTCGAGTCAAGCTTCGTAGGCCCGCCCGACACGTGCTGCAAAACAACCACTAGAATCAAGTTAGCGTCATATGAAAGAATCCACTTGAGCGCACGAATAGCTTACAGGCAAGTAATATCAATGTGAGTCCCGGAAGTGTCCAATACGTTGTGTCCAGGGTCGCTGCTGCGTCGGTCAAAACCGCGGTGCTAAGTAGAGCAATACCTagcccgacgaggatgttggcACCGATACTGATATACCGCAAACGGGAATAGCCAGCATGATATTTATGCGACAGTAGTGTAAGAACTCCCACTATGAAGCAGACCAGGCCGACGCAGATGCAGAGGTATCCTAGTAGCGAATATCAATTAGTGCTATGACATTGATAGAAGACTGACTGAATGGTCAATAGGAGGTGAAGTTACCAAAAGTGAGGTAGAAGATTGATAGAAGTCTAATCAGCCATTCATCATAGGTCTCGCCGCCTATTTTCTCTGGTGGCTCCCAGCCGAAACCTTCCATGACTGCTTTGATAATCGCCTCATACACGTCATTgactgctgcttcttgcgtTGCCTGCGTCGCATTGGCAGTAGGGTGCAAGAGTGCATTCAAAGGCTTCTCGACCTCGTTGATCTTTTGTATTGTAGAAGGAAATCTCTCAAAGACGGCATTAACTGTTTCATTCAGAGTGGCGAGAACATCTGACGATTTTTCAAACCGAACTGCCATGCTATTAATGTCTGCCACGACGTGAGAGCACAATAGGATTTGGTTTGTCCCTTCCATCATGAGAGCGAGGGCTAGATGGAAAGGGAAGTGGAGTATCGACCACGCCTGCTGGCGGACGGAACCAAAAGGCTCCATACGGATTTTATCGAAGTATAGTTGATAAACAAAATACTATCTTTAATGTTAGTATTTTTACCTCAAAGTATAGGGGTCGAGGCTTTACAATGACTAGTACTGCCGATATAATAGAGCCAATGTCAGCGGCGGTGAACTTGAGGTCGTAGGTCTCAACTTTGAGGATTGTCTTAGTAAGGCCGATGATGCCTTCGCCGAGCTATTTCAGTCAGCCTTTGTTTCCAGGTGCGAAAATAATAGAACAATATAGGAATAGCGTAGCGTACGATGATTAGTGTTAGACAGCTCAACCTCTCAACGAGATGTGTTTTCTCAAACGACATAGCTCGCCATTGGGCTGCAAGGGCTAGGTTCACCCCAACCTCTACCACGGCGACCAAATACCACGCAATATAGGCGTCGTAAGCCGTGCGTCGGTAAAAGGCAAAGGATATACCAAGATAGATGGCCGTAGCAACAAGAAGAGATAGCATTATAGCCATCAAAGGCAAACGGGTGGCGCGATACCGCCACGTAAAGAATAGAGTAGACCCATATTGACAGAAAAGGACTATACGGCTCGACATGAGGATGAGCGATAGCTGCTGCAAAGGCCCCCACCCATTAGTTTCTAGAAATTGGGGACCAATGATCGCGAGCCCGACCATGACTCCGAAATGACACGCATGGGCGACGCGTTCGAGGATGCTATCTGTAGCAAACCGGACATCGTATAAGGTGACTTGGGTCCAGGTGAACCACAATATACAGAAGAATCCAGTATAGGAAGCTAATTCTGCGAGGGAGAAAACTAAAGTTAGCTACATAGTAACGCTATGTCAAAGGAGGGACAGACTCTGCGCGCTATTAATCTCATGGGCATTAGTAAACGATGTCAAGTTGGCgacaaagaagagatcaaagaatAGTTGAATGTTGGACGTTGATTCATAGTGCTCAAACTGCGGGTTATCAAAGAGCGTCTCGTCTTGCGTCGTCACATCAGCAACCCCGTCGACTGCTTCGCCCAGTCGGTCGCTCGACTTTGACTGAGAGCTAGTCAGCTTTCCAAAGCGAGCTTTCCAGGGCTGTCAGGGAGCTGCTTGGCTTACCAATGGGCTTCTCCAAAATGGCAGCCCACCCATCTTGTTCCACAGAGTACCGGCTGATATTGATTTGGATGGTGTTAGCCGAAGAGAAGTATTCCTTCAGACACAATTACGACAGTATATGGGACTATATATACGTATGAGTGCGTGTCAATCCCAATAGTCTATTCGGCGCTAAAAATCGACCCCTACGTACAATCTAGAACCGACGATCCAGCGGCCGCATTTCAGGCCGCCAGCCGCAGCTCGCCGCTAGCTAAGTAACAAAATGATTGGGCCTACTGTCACTCGCATAGACTCAGATAACACACAAATTGCCGGTTGCTCTAGTTGACAGTCTCATTGCTATCTGGGTTGCGGGAAACGAGCTAAGCAGGAGCTAAGTTGAAGTTTGGACTTGGGATTGAGGCCTCGATACATTGGTGCGGATCACTAGGTCGAGGGATCGCGGTGGTTCGTATTCCACGTCGATATCAGCCCGATTAATGGGTCCATTTCGAGCCAATACTTCTTTTGAATTCTTGTTCAGCCGCAAACCTCAGCCTCCACAAGTCTACTTTCAGGCCTACCATCACAAGAATTTCGAGTGAGCCGACCCTTAGGATGAAAGCTGGGCGCCTAACCGGCGAGGGGAGCTCAAGGGGAAGCGAGAAGACGCAGCAGAACCAGGGGAAAGCAGATCACGAAGGGAAAGGAGCAAATCAAGATGAGTGTA of the Penicillium psychrofluorescens genome assembly, chromosome: 1 genome contains:
- a CDS encoding uncharacterized protein (ID:PFLUO_000198-T1.cds;~source:funannotate) — encoded protein: MPPRRRPPPSAASNTRSTRPATETADQPATAAAKRKRTSVSKKTSDATRPIESGPAEHGGDQSHEHPPSNYQPRDPFDALLEPFYYNKSLTDPIDTAKDKWNLLPAFLKVKGLVKQHIDSYNYFVEVQLKKIVESSSMIRSDVDHNFYIKFTDIYVGSPRRADEQSDAGFHFESNVTPQECRLRDTTYAAPIYVDFEYVRGRQRVSRRGVSIGRMPVMLRSSKCVLTNKSPTEMSNLNECPLDPGGYFIVNGTEKVILVQEQLSKNRIIVETDPKKEIVQASVTSSSNERKSKSYIILKKDRLHVKHNVLSEDIPIVVLLKAMGVHTDQEILLLVTGTDELYQDDFAINFEEAHNIGVFTQQQALEWIGSRIKINRKQMAYRRTHVQEAVEAIASVIISHIEVKDMNFRPKAIYVAHMARRVLMAKNDPTLVDDRDYLGNKRLELAGQLLALLFEDMFKKFCFDIKMNIDKVLNKRNRAEQFDAWSVVSMHGNHITHGMNRAISTGNWSLKRFRMERAGVTHVLSRLSYIAALGMMTRISSQFEKTRKVSGPRALQPSQFGMLCPADTPEGEACGLVKNLALMTHITTNDEEGPVRNLIFILGAEDISTLSGKQIYGPGAYTISINGTPTALTRRPKHFLDSFRKLRRMGRISEFVSIFINHHQRAVHIATDDGRICRPLIVAENGRSCVRAHHLRKLRDGTMSFDDFLAQGLVEYLDVNEENDSYISIYEKDVNEATTHLEIEPFTMLGAVAGLIPYPHHNQSPRNTYQCAMGKQAIGAIASNQFQRIDSILYLMVYPQKPMVKSRTIELVKYDQLPAGQNATVAVMSYSGYDIEDALVLNKGSVDRGFGRCQVFRKYVTNLKSYPNGTKDALNPPEYDGDTPIAKHLLLEGDGLAAVGEKVNAGEVYINKVTPDTAHTTGITGSDVGRAPKLLPQPMTYKLPDPAYIDKVMRSVTEGENELIKVLTRQTRRPEVGDKFSSRHGQKGVVGIIADQADMPFTDEGINPDIIMNPHGFPSRMTVGKMLELVAGKAGVLSGQHGYGTCFGGSPVEEMSQILIDHGFSYGGKDYLTSGITGEALPFYVFTGPIYYQKLKHMVQDKMHSRARGPRALLTRQPTEGRSRDGGLRLGEMERDCLIAYGTSQLLLERLMISSDRHEVDVCEKCGFMGYLNWCSRCKSSRSVVKMVIPYAAKLLIQELMSMNVTARLKLEDEFPEMKGR
- a CDS encoding uncharacterized protein (ID:PFLUO_000196-T1.cds;~source:funannotate), which gives rise to MAAKREGPLAPFARLAPSVYIQEPVDSPDAKDSQPVIFIAFWMNAPARALAKYVVEYRHLVPSARIIFVRSDSHDFFLRATGRAQQARLTPAADALRASASPQNPVFLHMFSNGGLSSTTHMLKAYRAATGKPLPISSMILDSAPGTATIRIAMKAFSYVLPRMWILRLISKSMLLFGLVFDKLVRTILRLPDPVTVARAAINDRSLVQAANPKGVLSRCYIYSDADELVHWRDVETHADASEARGWIVRRELFKGAPHVSNMRAEPERYWGIVREYLGIEESTESA
- a CDS encoding uncharacterized protein (ID:PFLUO_000199-T1.cds;~source:funannotate), which translates into the protein MAVRFEKSSDVLATLNETVNAVFERFPSTIQKINEVEKPLNALLHPTANATQATQEAAVNDVYEAIIKAVMEGFGWEPPEKIGGETYDEWLIRLLSIFYLTFGYLCICVGLVCFIVGVLTLLSHKYHAGYSRLRYISIGANILVGLGIALLSTAVLTDAAATLDTTYWTLPGLTLILLALVVLQHVSGGPTKLDSTDD
- a CDS encoding uncharacterized protein (ID:PFLUO_000197-T1.cds;~source:funannotate), with amino-acid sequence MSFQQDDTFINAAEKTQDNRFLLPGFHRPLDFYPMEKNIYGIECRSMFPTALDDRDIQRGDADLPAQTLREIAMVHVMEEITDIPQWWTKIHDPGVTEEWKSMAMNSGRDVTLNMANWIIEELKFKALIQETTETVALYNGDATKSDVNVSKDLLEELKTVVKVLEYADPRLHFFTPCSKDKQRDYLSMALFPLVYGKSRILGDRLIGLDDALDNIGKGEPIPIPKETGITREDLAWRVLARADIQVRPYSRFSQILPTDWQLGDDNKWHIETYINNLHPVKHRNIYKVIERIFNCIIPQWNATLTPLKDQLHSRARIEYTKAEYYPIPKDVADSAPQIQPREANSEFEERLEKWRMEHVRAIQPDAGEFIPWAVPPWLMSKLPEDLPSPVRIEEGVDLNKDYKQRGLQVVTRLLSVDLDPEDRYYETDWHVELQMNEHICAAAFYIYDTENMEDPNMEFRNMVETATLSEVEHEPGDFTWLKQVFGLENGEPAIQSPGAIRCKVGRTVIYPTTVQHRLTGFELKDKSKPGYSRALVFLLVDPNIRIISTANVPPQRYDWCHPVPATENPEELSKAMQKLALDNIDRKGDLPMSLAEALEIRKEVMNEGYEFTRYQHVAFESNLLML